A window of the Isosphaera pallida ATCC 43644 genome harbors these coding sequences:
- a CDS encoding hydroxyacylglutathione hydrolase family protein, which translates to MPARFEILRMGPDKNLAYLFGDETTGEYAAVDPGFEPDKHLHAVQALGGRIVLILATHSHRDHIAGLDDLKRATGAPLAAHPDFPGVDRPLADGETFQVGSIPCHAWHHPGHCADSILIEIENRKLIVGDELFIGGVGRTHNEAQARVHYDSLHRRLLTLPDHLELHPGHDYGATPTSTLGEQRQSNPYLLQPDFDSFWWLRQNWKTYCQQHGIRWG; encoded by the coding sequence ATGCCCGCACGCTTTGAAATCCTCCGAATGGGCCCAGACAAAAATCTGGCCTATCTCTTCGGCGATGAGACCACCGGCGAATACGCCGCGGTTGATCCCGGCTTCGAACCGGACAAGCACCTCCACGCCGTCCAGGCTCTAGGCGGCCGGATCGTGTTGATTCTGGCCACCCACTCCCACCGCGACCACATCGCCGGCCTGGACGACCTCAAGCGCGCCACCGGCGCGCCGTTGGCCGCCCACCCCGACTTCCCCGGCGTCGATCGCCCACTGGCCGACGGCGAAACCTTCCAGGTCGGCTCGATTCCCTGCCACGCTTGGCACCATCCCGGCCATTGCGCTGATTCGATCTTGATCGAGATCGAGAACCGTAAACTCATCGTCGGCGACGAACTCTTCATCGGTGGCGTGGGCCGCACCCACAACGAGGCGCAGGCCCGCGTCCACTACGACAGCCTCCATCGCCGTCTCCTCACGCTACCCGACCATCTGGAACTCCACCCCGGCCACGACTACGGAGCCACGCCCACCTCCACCCTCGGCGAACAACGCCAGTCCAACCCCTATCTGCTTCAACCCGACTTCGACTCGTTCTGGTGGCTGCGTCAGAACTGGAAAACCTATTGCCAACAGCACGGAATCCGTTGGGGATGA